The following proteins come from a genomic window of Flavobacterium eburneipallidum:
- the mutL gene encoding DNA mismatch repair endonuclease MutL yields the protein MSSIIQLLPDHVANQIAAGEVVQRPASVVKELLENAVDAGANDIKLILKDAGKSLVQVIDNGKGMSVTDARLCFERHATSKIRQAEDLFSLHTKGFRGEALASIAAIAHVEMKTKQDQEELGTHIVIEGSKFVSQEMAVLPKGTSFAVKNLFFNIPARRNFLKSDIVEYRHIVDEFQRVALAHPQIYFTFYHNGSEMFNLQASSFRHRIVSIFSGKTNEKLVPVDEETEIVNVQGFVCKPEFAKKSRGEQFFFVNDRFIKSGYLHHAVMAAYDGLLKDGSQPSYFLYLQVPPNSIDINIHPTKTEIKFDDESALYAILRASIKHSLGQFNVAPVLDFERDSNLDTPYHYKDVAVSTPTIQVDGNFNPFAEEDKPNKHYSNSSSNYRKSEPTPSWESLYVGLKQDTQELETVSFENEVVFENDTVTSSLFDGEEVEQAVHKTHQIHKKYIVNPIKSGMIIVDQQRAHQRILYEQFLTNITVNLASSQQLLFPLHLYFSVGEMQLITELKPSLTNTGFVFEEINADNVVISGLPVNVSESEASIVLEQLLSDLQDGIPESSFSQNDTIAKSMARSLAVKTGTYLTQKEQENLVNGLFACKDPNVSPFHKPTFITMRVEDLDKKFAL from the coding sequence ATGTCGAGTATCATTCAATTACTTCCTGATCACGTTGCCAATCAAATAGCCGCTGGAGAAGTCGTTCAGCGACCTGCTTCGGTGGTGAAGGAATTGCTTGAAAATGCCGTTGATGCAGGTGCAAACGACATTAAATTAATACTGAAAGACGCTGGAAAATCGTTAGTTCAAGTGATTGATAACGGAAAAGGAATGAGTGTTACCGATGCTCGTTTGTGTTTTGAGCGTCACGCCACTTCAAAAATCCGTCAAGCGGAAGATTTATTTTCGTTGCATACCAAAGGTTTTCGTGGCGAAGCATTGGCATCCATTGCTGCGATTGCTCACGTGGAAATGAAAACCAAACAAGATCAGGAAGAATTAGGAACGCATATTGTTATTGAAGGCAGTAAATTTGTCTCGCAGGAAATGGCAGTTTTACCCAAAGGAACTTCATTTGCGGTTAAAAATTTGTTTTTTAATATTCCTGCTCGACGTAATTTCCTGAAATCGGATATAGTGGAATACCGCCATATTGTGGATGAATTTCAACGAGTGGCTTTGGCACATCCGCAAATTTATTTTACTTTTTATCACAATGGAAGCGAAATGTTCAATTTGCAAGCTTCAAGTTTTAGACATCGAATTGTTAGCATTTTTTCGGGTAAAACCAATGAAAAATTAGTTCCTGTTGACGAAGAAACAGAAATTGTAAATGTTCAGGGATTTGTCTGCAAACCCGAGTTTGCCAAAAAGAGTAGAGGAGAACAGTTTTTCTTTGTAAACGATCGTTTTATTAAAAGTGGTTATCTGCATCACGCTGTTATGGCTGCTTACGACGGATTGTTGAAAGACGGTTCACAACCGAGTTATTTCCTCTACCTGCAAGTGCCACCGAATTCGATTGATATTAATATTCATCCCACTAAAACGGAAATTAAGTTTGATGATGAATCGGCTTTGTATGCTATTTTACGGGCTTCGATAAAACACAGTTTGGGACAATTTAATGTAGCACCTGTTTTGGATTTTGAGCGAGATTCGAATTTGGATACGCCTTATCATTATAAAGATGTTGCCGTTTCAACACCCACAATTCAGGTAGATGGTAATTTCAATCCTTTTGCAGAAGAAGACAAACCAAATAAACATTATTCGAATTCCAGTTCGAATTATAGAAAATCAGAACCAACACCAAGTTGGGAAAGTTTGTACGTAGGTTTAAAACAAGATACGCAGGAATTGGAAACTGTTTCATTCGAAAATGAAGTTGTATTTGAAAATGATACCGTAACTTCTTCATTATTTGATGGCGAAGAAGTGGAACAAGCTGTTCATAAAACCCATCAAATTCATAAAAAATACATTGTCAATCCCATCAAATCAGGAATGATAATAGTAGATCAGCAAAGGGCGCACCAACGCATTTTGTATGAACAATTTTTGACGAATATCACGGTTAATTTGGCCTCAAGTCAGCAATTGTTATTTCCGTTACATTTGTATTTTTCTGTTGGAGAGATGCAATTAATAACCGAATTGAAACCGTCATTGACAAACACTGGTTTTGTTTTTGAAGAAATCAATGCAGATAACGTGGTTATTTCGGGATTGCCAGTCAATGTTTCCGAGAGTGAAGCATCTATAGTTTTAGAACAATTGTTGAGCGATTTGCAGGACGGAATTCCAGAAAGCAGTTTCAGTCAGAATGATACGATTGCGAAATCGATGGCGCGAAGTTTGGCGGTAAAAACTGGAACTTATTTAACCCAAAAAGAACAAGAGAATTTGGTCAACGGCTTATTTGCTTGCAAAGATCCCAATGTTTCTCCATTTCATAAACCTACTTTCATCACGATGCGTGTGGAAGATTTAGACAAAAAATTTGCATTATGA
- the ribH gene encoding 6,7-dimethyl-8-ribityllumazine synthase — protein sequence MATINKNLSEYDKNSIPDAKNFRFGIVVSEWNDTITEGLFNGAITGLLENEVPAEHIIRWNVPGSFELIYGAKKMLQTQNVDAVIVIGCVIQGQTKHFDFVCEGVTQGIKDLNVQTDIPVIFCVLTDNTMQQSIDRSGGIHGNKGTEAAIAAIKMAYLRQQASFSHQFKNPQLLSGGTLQIEGQPLLEE from the coding sequence ATGGCTACGATAAATAAAAACTTATCCGAATACGATAAAAATTCAATCCCAGATGCGAAAAATTTTCGATTTGGGATTGTTGTTTCAGAGTGGAATGATACTATAACCGAGGGGCTTTTTAATGGTGCAATTACAGGACTTTTAGAAAACGAAGTTCCTGCAGAACACATCATTCGATGGAATGTTCCTGGAAGTTTTGAACTCATTTACGGAGCAAAAAAAATGTTGCAAACCCAAAATGTAGATGCTGTAATTGTTATTGGTTGTGTGATTCAAGGACAAACCAAGCATTTTGATTTTGTGTGTGAAGGCGTTACACAAGGGATTAAAGATTTGAATGTTCAAACGGATATCCCAGTTATCTTTTGTGTTTTGACGGATAATACGATGCAACAATCTATTGATAGAAGTGGAGGAATTCACGGAAACAAAGGAACAGAAGCGGCGATTGCTGCTATCAAAATGGCGTATTTAAGACAGCAAGCTTCTTTTAGTCATCAATTTAAAAATCCACAATTATTGTCTGGTGGAACCTTGCAAATTGAAGGTCAGCCGTTGTTGGAAGAATAA
- a CDS encoding tetratricopeptide repeat protein — protein MATYNKRGYKTPKEKEVKEVVEATQDVEILEKDSTTAGVFTALDETASKTEDFVAKNQNVIIGVVGAIALTLVGYLAYQKFVAAPKEDEAATEMYQAQQYFQQATDGVASDSLYKLSLKGAEGKFGFVDIADKYSGTDAGNLANYYAGIAYLNTGKYAEAIDYLEKFKTEDVILSALATGAIGDAHSQKNEQKEALEFYIKAAESNKNDFTTPRFLMKAGKTALALGNKEDALKYFTDIKDNFEDSPEAASVDALIGLAQ, from the coding sequence ATGGCTACTTATAATAAAAGAGGATATAAAACACCAAAAGAAAAAGAAGTAAAAGAAGTTGTTGAAGCTACTCAAGACGTAGAGATTCTTGAAAAAGATAGTACAACAGCTGGTGTTTTTACTGCATTAGACGAAACGGCTTCTAAAACCGAAGACTTTGTTGCCAAAAATCAAAATGTTATTATTGGTGTTGTTGGTGCAATTGCATTAACTTTAGTTGGATATTTAGCGTATCAAAAATTTGTTGCAGCACCAAAAGAAGACGAAGCTGCTACCGAAATGTATCAAGCGCAACAATATTTCCAACAAGCTACAGATGGTGTTGCAAGTGATTCATTATATAAATTGTCATTGAAAGGTGCCGAAGGAAAATTCGGTTTTGTTGATATTGCTGATAAATATTCAGGAACAGATGCTGGAAATTTAGCTAATTATTATGCAGGTATCGCTTATTTGAATACAGGTAAATATGCGGAAGCAATTGATTATTTAGAAAAATTCAAAACAGAAGATGTTATTTTAAGTGCTTTGGCAACTGGAGCTATTGGAGATGCTCATTCTCAAAAAAATGAACAAAAAGAAGCACTAGAATTTTACATCAAAGCAGCAGAATCAAATAAAAATGATTTTACTACTCCACGATTCTTGATGAAAGCTGGTAAAACTGCTTTGGCTTTAGGAAATAAAGAAGATGCCTTAAAATATTTTACCGATATTAAAGACAATTTCGAGGATTCTCCAGAAGCGGCTTCAGTGGATGCTTTAATAGGATTAGCACAATAA
- the recF gene encoding DNA replication/repair protein RecF (All proteins in this family for which functions are known are DNA-binding proteins that assist the filamentation of RecA onto DNA for the initiation of recombination or recombinational repair.), with protein sequence MYLKKISLFNYKNFSEADFEFVTKINCFVGKNGIGKTNVLDAIYHLSYGKSYFNPLAVQNIKHGEEFFVIDGEFDIKERNEQIVCSLKKGQKKILKRNGKVYDKFSEHVGFIPLVIISPADRDLIIEGSETRRKFMDSVISQLDSQYLRQIIQYQKVMSQRNALLKYFALNHVFENDTLSIYNEQLDSFAKYIFEKRKEFIEQFIPIFNTHHQAITGSQETVQLVYESHLFENNLLTLLEQNINKDRALHYTSVGIHKDDLSFEIDHYPIKKFGSQGQQKSFLIALKLAQFEFIKNQCGLKPILLFDDIFDKLDENRVAKIIEMVNSDTFGQLFISDTHPERTENIVKSTHQTYKIFNL encoded by the coding sequence ATGTATTTAAAAAAGATTTCCTTATTCAATTACAAGAATTTTTCAGAAGCTGATTTCGAATTTGTGACTAAAATAAATTGTTTTGTGGGCAAAAACGGAATTGGAAAGACCAATGTATTGGATGCAATCTACCATTTGTCTTACGGAAAAAGTTATTTCAATCCTTTGGCGGTTCAAAACATCAAACACGGGGAAGAATTTTTCGTTATTGATGGCGAATTTGATATTAAGGAAAGAAACGAACAAATCGTTTGTAGCCTCAAAAAAGGACAGAAAAAAATCCTGAAACGCAACGGAAAAGTGTATGATAAATTCTCGGAACACGTTGGTTTTATTCCACTAGTCATCATCTCGCCAGCCGACCGAGATTTGATTATAGAAGGCAGCGAAACCCGCAGAAAATTTATGGACAGCGTAATTTCGCAATTGGATTCGCAGTATTTAAGGCAAATCATTCAATACCAAAAAGTGATGAGCCAGCGCAATGCTTTATTGAAATACTTTGCCTTGAACCATGTTTTCGAAAATGACACCTTATCTATATATAATGAGCAATTGGATAGTTTTGCAAAATATATTTTCGAAAAACGAAAAGAATTTATCGAGCAGTTTATTCCTATTTTCAACACACATCATCAAGCCATAACGGGTTCGCAAGAAACGGTGCAATTGGTATATGAAAGTCATTTATTCGAAAACAATCTGCTAACGCTTTTAGAGCAAAACATCAACAAAGACAGAGCCTTACATTACACAAGCGTTGGGATTCACAAAGATGACCTATCGTTTGAAATTGATCATTATCCCATCAAGAAATTCGGATCACAAGGACAACAAAAATCATTTTTAATTGCTTTGAAACTAGCGCAATTTGAATTCATAAAAAATCAATGTGGATTGAAACCTATTCTGCTTTTTGATGATATTTTTGACAAATTAGACGAAAATAGAGTAGCCAAAATTATTGAAATGGTGAATAGCGATACCTTTGGTCAACTGTTTATTTCGGATACCCATCCTGAGCGAACAGAAAACATTGTAAAATCAACCCATCAGACGTATAAAATTTTTAACTTGTGA
- a CDS encoding DUF2461 domain-containing protein, giving the protein MLSKDSLQFLDDLKANNNRDWFLENKKRYEVFKKDYHKLVGDFLDIMKPLDPSLEMLEVKNCTFRINRDIRFSKDKSPYKDHIGVWISSDSKGMNRSGYYVHIARTGSFIAGGFYCPEADDLKKVRKEIAFFHDDLEEIINNKNFQKEFGDFDRNEKNLLKNPPRGYEKDHPAIEFLKLKSFETSQKFDFEEVLAADFVAKMSKKLIVLKPLNDFINRALTSED; this is encoded by the coding sequence ATGCTTTCAAAAGACAGTTTACAATTTCTCGATGATTTAAAAGCCAACAACAATCGCGATTGGTTTTTGGAGAACAAAAAACGATACGAAGTTTTCAAAAAAGACTACCACAAATTGGTTGGCGATTTTCTGGATATTATGAAACCGCTCGATCCTTCATTGGAAATGCTAGAAGTCAAAAACTGTACTTTTAGAATCAATCGGGACATTCGATTTTCTAAAGACAAATCACCTTACAAAGACCACATTGGCGTTTGGATTTCAAGTGATTCTAAAGGAATGAATCGTTCTGGATATTATGTTCATATCGCCAGAACAGGCAGTTTTATTGCTGGCGGATTCTATTGTCCCGAGGCCGATGATTTGAAAAAAGTGCGTAAAGAAATTGCTTTTTTCCATGATGATTTAGAAGAAATTATAAATAATAAAAACTTTCAAAAAGAATTTGGTGATTTTGACCGCAACGAAAAAAACTTGCTTAAAAATCCCCCAAGAGGCTACGAAAAAGATCATCCTGCTATTGAATTTCTGAAATTGAAAAGTTTTGAAACTTCGCAAAAATTTGACTTCGAAGAAGTTTTGGCAGCAGATTTCGTAGCTAAAATGAGTAAAAAATTAATCGTTTTGAAGCCCTTAAACGATTTTATCAACCGAGCCTTAACATCCGAAGATTAA
- a CDS encoding glycosyltransferase: MEKRKILFLGETYRADAITWMNGLKEFGDFEIITWELQSPSNTFLNRLCRILEFSTAIFQIKKIIQKHHPDMVIAERTTSYGFLAALSGVKSVAIAQQGKTDLWPENSMLYPLKKAIQNYAFKKASLIHAWGPVMTISMQKANVDMNKVLVLPKGIDLEQFRNKKHFSTEKITAIVTRSLMPEYRHNDILQAFGILNQKGIDFVLTIVGDGKLLPTLQELAVKLKIENKVIFTGRIPNTKLPELLHQADFYISMPVTEGVSASLFEAMASNCYPVVTDIPGNQSWITHRKNGQLITIGDTEMLANEILWAFENEELRKEAILKNRKFVEENADYNTNMSIISDKYHELINTAKNY, translated from the coding sequence ATGGAAAAACGCAAGATCCTTTTTCTAGGAGAAACCTACCGAGCCGATGCCATTACTTGGATGAATGGTTTAAAGGAATTTGGCGATTTTGAAATTATTACTTGGGAGCTCCAATCACCAAGCAATACTTTTCTCAATCGTTTATGTCGAATATTAGAATTCAGCACTGCCATTTTTCAAATAAAAAAAATTATACAAAAACACCATCCTGATATGGTTATTGCCGAAAGAACAACTAGTTACGGCTTTCTAGCAGCTTTATCAGGTGTAAAATCGGTGGCCATCGCCCAACAAGGAAAAACAGATTTATGGCCTGAAAACTCCATGCTCTATCCACTCAAAAAAGCGATACAAAATTATGCTTTCAAAAAAGCCTCTTTAATTCACGCTTGGGGACCAGTGATGACTATATCGATGCAAAAAGCCAATGTTGATATGAATAAAGTTTTGGTGTTACCAAAGGGAATCGATTTAGAACAATTTAGAAACAAAAAACATTTTTCTACAGAAAAAATAACAGCAATAGTAACCCGATCATTGATGCCTGAATACCGACACAATGATATACTTCAAGCCTTTGGAATTTTAAACCAAAAAGGGATTGATTTCGTACTTACAATTGTAGGTGATGGAAAACTTTTGCCTACATTACAAGAATTAGCAGTAAAATTGAAGATAGAAAACAAAGTGATTTTTACAGGTAGAATTCCTAACACTAAATTACCCGAACTATTGCATCAAGCTGATTTTTATATCAGTATGCCCGTAACCGAAGGGGTTTCGGCTTCTTTATTTGAAGCAATGGCGTCCAATTGTTATCCTGTTGTAACTGATATTCCGGGAAATCAAAGCTGGATCACGCATCGTAAAAACGGTCAATTAATTACCATTGGCGATACTGAAATGCTAGCCAATGAAATCCTTTGGGCATTCGAAAATGAAGAACTCCGAAAAGAAGCCATCCTTAAAAACAGAAAATTTGTGGAAGAAAATGCCGATTACAACACCAATATGAGTATCATTTCAGACAAATACCATGAGTTAATTAACACCGCCAAAAACTATTAG
- the asnB gene encoding asparagine synthase (glutamine-hydrolyzing) — MCGINGILHLQSQQKVDERILTKMRDSLEHRGPDDKGLFIENNVGLGHRRLSILDISTAGHQPFLSDNGRYIMVYNGEIYNFKDFYPELKANGFDIKTSSDTEVLLKLFELYGTKMLHRLNGMFAFVIWDKKERKLTAVRDRMGVKPLYYSFYNETFYFASEQKALFTAGVPLKMAQNGMEEYIFNRFVAGENTLYENVKKVIPGHIVTISESGKITHEKWWDLKTEIQNQPKIKNPVEWFRETFDDSIKLRMVSDVPVGVLLSGGLDSSSILASLNQQKFKDIQTFNIGFKEKEHNESHLAKMMADKFDYGFHTMQLEDNSLFEKLVSSTYFQDEPIMHLSEPHILALSQLAKPSVKVLLSGEGADELMGGYVRYKALKYPSLLNSIATISNLDFFAKKPRYEKLARYAQIKNPNDLILFNGCNIYPNDIAQHYGIINTPKNEYRNQILEDAKSLYPNNLRRQALYFDQHTYLCSLLDRNDRCTMGASIECREPFLDSRLITGLGSLEDKWLFTGKKWKYILKSAMQERLPEEILNFKKVGLSVPWGDYLVKSPGFSNELESFSKSDLFQISYFESIDSKKLVLNLRKGETKMIPYIMPLFMMHIWLKTYKDKF; from the coding sequence ATGTGTGGAATTAATGGTATTTTGCATTTACAGTCGCAACAAAAAGTGGACGAACGCATTTTAACCAAGATGCGAGATTCGCTAGAACATCGTGGTCCTGATGACAAGGGATTATTTATAGAAAACAACGTCGGTTTAGGACATCGAAGACTCTCTATCCTAGATATTTCGACTGCTGGGCACCAACCATTCCTCTCGGATAACGGTCGTTATATTATGGTGTACAATGGCGAAATATACAATTTCAAAGACTTTTATCCAGAACTAAAAGCTAACGGATTTGATATAAAAACCAGTTCTGACACCGAGGTTTTATTAAAATTATTTGAGTTGTATGGAACAAAAATGCTCCACCGACTCAACGGAATGTTTGCCTTTGTAATTTGGGATAAAAAGGAACGAAAACTAACCGCAGTTCGAGATCGAATGGGTGTCAAACCTTTGTACTATTCTTTTTACAACGAAACTTTCTATTTTGCTTCCGAACAAAAAGCCCTTTTCACGGCTGGAGTTCCTTTAAAAATGGCGCAAAACGGAATGGAAGAATACATTTTTAACCGATTTGTAGCAGGAGAAAATACATTATACGAAAACGTAAAAAAAGTAATTCCTGGACACATTGTAACCATTTCCGAAAGTGGAAAAATTACGCATGAAAAATGGTGGGATTTGAAAACTGAAATTCAAAACCAGCCTAAAATCAAAAATCCTGTAGAATGGTTCAGAGAAACTTTTGACGATTCGATAAAATTACGAATGGTGAGCGATGTTCCTGTTGGTGTTTTGTTGAGCGGTGGTTTGGATTCTTCCTCAATTTTAGCGTCTTTGAATCAACAAAAGTTCAAGGATATTCAAACTTTTAATATTGGTTTCAAAGAAAAAGAACACAACGAATCGCATCTGGCAAAAATGATGGCGGATAAATTCGATTATGGTTTTCACACCATGCAACTGGAAGACAATTCGCTTTTTGAAAAACTGGTGAGTTCCACTTATTTTCAAGATGAACCGATAATGCACTTGAGCGAACCGCACATTTTAGCACTTTCGCAATTGGCAAAACCATCGGTAAAAGTATTGCTATCAGGCGAAGGTGCCGATGAATTAATGGGTGGTTATGTGCGATACAAAGCCTTGAAATACCCGTCTTTATTGAATTCGATTGCAACGATTAGCAATTTAGATTTTTTTGCGAAGAAACCTCGATATGAGAAACTGGCTCGCTATGCTCAAATAAAAAATCCAAATGATTTAATTTTATTCAACGGTTGCAATATTTACCCCAATGATATTGCCCAACATTATGGCATAATAAATACTCCCAAAAACGAATATCGAAATCAAATTCTTGAAGATGCAAAATCGTTGTATCCCAATAATTTAAGAAGGCAAGCTTTGTATTTTGACCAGCACACCTATTTGTGTTCATTACTCGACCGAAACGACCGTTGTACTATGGGAGCTTCTATTGAATGCAGAGAACCTTTTCTAGATTCGAGGCTGATTACTGGTTTAGGTTCACTAGAAGACAAATGGCTTTTTACTGGTAAAAAATGGAAATACATCCTAAAATCAGCAATGCAAGAACGTTTACCCGAAGAAATTTTGAATTTTAAAAAAGTAGGATTGAGTGTTCCTTGGGGTGATTATTTAGTAAAAAGTCCTGGATTCAGTAATGAATTAGAATCATTTTCTAAAAGTGATTTATTTCAAATTTCTTATTTCGAAAGTATTGATTCCAAAAAATTGGTTTTGAATTTAAGAAAAGGCGAAACCAAGATGATTCCTTACATTATGCCACTTTTTATGATGCATATTTGGCTAAAAACCTATAAAGACAAATTTTAA
- a CDS encoding glycosyltransferase produces MLLITLYFFIVIVAIQLAYYLIVFGKFAFSKTQKSNPKRISISVIVCAKNEEENVARYIPLLAEQDYPDYEIILIDDASSDNTLDIFEEFEKQYSNVRLVKVKNNEAFWGNKKYALTLGIKASKKDYLLFTDADCYPSTKDWIKNMSSQFTMQKTVVLGYGGYEKVANSFLNKIIRFETLLTAVQYFSWAKVGRPYMGIGRNLAYKKEEFFNVNGFISHIQLRSGDDDLFINQVATSKNTALCYTPESFTYSQPKTKYKDWFTQKRRHVSTANLYKSFDKAQLALFYISQLLFLVLAIILLAFQYQWIIVLSLVGFRYLFTWITLGFSAGRLKEKDVMYWFPIIEIVLIFTQLNVFITNIFSKPVYWK; encoded by the coding sequence ATGTTACTCATTACTTTATACTTTTTTATTGTTATAGTTGCCATTCAACTTGCTTATTATCTGATAGTTTTTGGGAAATTTGCTTTCAGCAAAACGCAAAAATCCAATCCAAAAAGAATTTCAATTTCGGTTATTGTTTGTGCCAAAAATGAAGAAGAAAACGTAGCGCGTTACATTCCGTTATTGGCAGAACAAGATTATCCTGATTATGAAATTATTCTGATTGACGATGCATCTAGCGACAATACATTAGACATTTTTGAAGAATTCGAAAAACAATATTCCAATGTAAGATTGGTTAAAGTAAAAAACAACGAAGCCTTTTGGGGCAACAAAAAATATGCTTTGACGTTAGGCATAAAAGCATCCAAAAAAGATTACTTACTCTTTACTGATGCCGATTGCTACCCTAGTACAAAAGATTGGATTAAGAATATGAGTTCCCAATTTACGATGCAAAAAACAGTTGTTTTAGGCTATGGAGGCTATGAAAAAGTAGCTAATTCTTTCCTGAACAAAATTATTCGTTTCGAAACTTTGCTTACAGCTGTTCAGTATTTTTCTTGGGCAAAAGTGGGACGTCCTTATATGGGAATTGGTCGTAATTTAGCTTATAAAAAAGAAGAATTTTTCAATGTAAATGGTTTTATCAGCCATATTCAATTGCGTTCAGGCGATGATGATTTATTCATTAACCAAGTGGCTACTAGCAAAAATACTGCACTATGTTACACCCCTGAAAGTTTTACCTATTCGCAACCAAAAACCAAATACAAAGATTGGTTTACTCAAAAAAGAAGGCACGTTTCTACTGCTAATTTGTATAAATCTTTTGACAAGGCCCAACTAGCACTTTTTTATATTTCGCAATTGTTATTTTTAGTATTAGCTATCATTTTGCTGGCGTTTCAATACCAATGGATCATTGTTTTGAGTTTGGTTGGATTCCGTTATTTATTCACTTGGATTACCCTCGGATTTTCGGCAGGAAGACTCAAAGAAAAAGATGTGATGTATTGGTTTCCTATTATTGAAATTGTACTTATCTTCACGCAATTGAATGTGTTTATCACCAACATTTTCTCAAAACCAGTATATTGGAAATAA
- a CDS encoding RNA polymerase sigma factor translates to MEIKQQIEKAKKGDQTAFTFLLDFYWNEVYGFMLKRTENETNAEDITIETFSKAFDKIASYNPEFQFNTWLIAIAKNVHIDLLRKKKTSLFIEITDDEDQQAYNIADTTPSAEDELITEQNLSRLLQFIKELKPHYQEVIQLRYFQEMSYQEIANKIDEPLSNVKIKLLRAKKLLAEIIQDKR, encoded by the coding sequence TTGGAAATAAAACAACAAATAGAAAAAGCAAAAAAAGGCGACCAAACCGCCTTCACCTTTCTATTGGATTTTTATTGGAATGAGGTGTATGGTTTCATGCTCAAACGCACTGAAAATGAAACCAATGCCGAGGATATTACCATCGAAACGTTCTCCAAAGCTTTTGATAAAATTGCCAGTTACAATCCCGAATTTCAATTCAATACTTGGCTAATTGCAATTGCCAAAAACGTTCATATTGACTTATTGCGCAAAAAGAAAACCAGTCTTTTTATCGAAATTACCGATGACGAAGACCAGCAAGCCTACAACATTGCCGATACCACTCCATCGGCTGAAGACGAATTAATTACCGAGCAAAACCTTTCGAGATTACTGCAATTCATCAAAGAATTGAAACCACACTATCAAGAAGTAATCCAACTTCGTTATTTTCAGGAAATGAGTTATCAGGAAATTGCCAACAAAATTGACGAGCCTTTAAGCAATGTCAAAATCAAACTCCTTCGTGCCAAGAAATTATTGGCTGAAATTATTCAGGATAAGAGGTAA